In Gemmatimonadota bacterium, one DNA window encodes the following:
- a CDS encoding amidohydrolase family protein: MDRLRRLAPLLLVLSACGPDAPPAPPLTDADGPLRALQHGRIWTGTGAPLLEDGTVLVRGGRIVAVGPAASVEVPADAETVDLEGRWVVPGFINAHGHVGDVLGLEGGHYTRENLLRQLELYAWYGVTTVVSLGGDGDAGLALRDAQDVAELDRARLFVAGPVVEAETPEAARDVVAQLDPMGVDWIKIRVDDNLGTTRKMEPEVYTAVIDEAHARGLRVAAHVFYLEDARGLLQAGVDFIAHSVRDRLVDPRFIALMVETGVCYTPTLMREVSTFAYEERPEFFDDPFFLARADTAVVRQLSAPERQAQVRASTSAQRYKQALQQARTNLVVLAGAGLPIAMGTDTGPAGRFQGYFEHLEMEQMAAAGMTAEAVLRSATVTAARCMGLDDLGTVEEGHWADLVVLDADPLADITATRQVHSVWIAGNRVR; this comes from the coding sequence ATGGATCGCCTCCGCCGTCTCGCCCCCCTCCTCCTCGTGCTTTCGGCCTGTGGGCCGGACGCTCCACCGGCCCCGCCGCTGACCGACGCGGACGGGCCGCTGCGCGCGCTCCAGCACGGCCGCATCTGGACCGGCACGGGCGCGCCGCTCCTCGAGGACGGGACCGTGCTCGTCCGCGGCGGCCGCATCGTCGCGGTGGGTCCCGCGGCCTCCGTGGAGGTGCCCGCCGACGCCGAGACGGTGGACCTGGAGGGTCGGTGGGTGGTGCCGGGGTTCATCAATGCCCACGGTCACGTGGGGGACGTCCTGGGCCTGGAGGGCGGCCACTACACCCGCGAGAACCTGCTGCGGCAGCTCGAGCTGTACGCCTGGTATGGTGTGACCACGGTGGTCAGCCTCGGCGGAGACGGAGACGCGGGACTGGCCCTACGCGACGCGCAGGACGTCGCGGAGCTGGATCGGGCCCGCCTGTTCGTGGCGGGGCCGGTCGTGGAGGCGGAGACGCCCGAAGCCGCCCGCGACGTCGTGGCCCAGCTCGACCCGATGGGCGTCGACTGGATCAAGATCCGTGTGGACGACAACCTCGGCACCACGCGCAAGATGGAGCCCGAGGTCTACACCGCCGTCATCGACGAGGCGCACGCGCGCGGTCTGCGCGTCGCCGCCCACGTGTTCTATCTGGAGGATGCGCGCGGGCTGTTGCAGGCGGGCGTGGACTTCATCGCGCACTCGGTGCGCGACCGGCTGGTCGATCCGCGCTTCATCGCGCTGATGGTGGAGACGGGGGTGTGCTACACGCCCACGCTCATGCGGGAGGTCTCCACCTTCGCCTACGAGGAGCGACCCGAGTTCTTCGACGATCCGTTCTTCCTGGCCCGCGCGGATACCGCCGTCGTGCGCCAGCTGTCCGCCCCCGAGCGGCAGGCCCAGGTGCGCGCCAGCACGAGCGCCCAACGCTACAAGCAGGCGCTGCAACAGGCGCGCACGAACCTCGTCGTGCTGGCGGGAGCCGGGCTGCCCATCGCCATGGGCACCGATACGGGTCCGGCCGGGCGCTTCCAGGGCTACTTCGAGCACCTGGAGATGGAGCAGATGGCCGCAGCCGGCATGACGGCGGAGGCGGTCCTGCGCTCGGCCACGGTCACGGCCGCCCGCTGCATGGGCCTGGACGACCTGGGCACCGTGGAGGAAGGCCATTGGGCCGACCTGGTCGTGCTCGACGCCGATCCCCTCGCCGACATCACCGCCACCCGACAGGTCCATTCGGTCTGGATCGCGGGGAACCGCGTGCGCTGA
- a CDS encoding TetR/AcrR family transcriptional regulator yields MTRVRMARNYDMRKRGKAAEQASAEIVAAAHRLLARPDGGTLTLEEVALEAGVSRSTVYNRVGRRAELLEAVFKDQGRLIGFDRVLAALALEDPHAAVDATVHESCRAWSVMPVAIRRTLALAVMDPEVRTLVERFERARRAHLATLATTLSEAGVLPPRMDQDRAHATLVLLTGFPAYDALAFDRPAAETEALLARMVRTALGLGIA; encoded by the coding sequence ATGACGCGGGTTCGGATGGCGCGCAACTACGACATGCGGAAGCGGGGGAAAGCGGCCGAGCAGGCTTCGGCGGAGATCGTGGCCGCAGCCCACCGTCTCCTCGCTCGCCCGGACGGGGGGACCCTCACGCTCGAGGAGGTCGCGCTCGAGGCCGGCGTCTCCCGTTCGACCGTCTACAACCGCGTCGGCCGCCGCGCAGAGCTGCTCGAAGCCGTCTTCAAGGACCAGGGCCGCCTCATCGGGTTCGACCGGGTCCTGGCGGCGTTGGCGCTGGAGGATCCGCACGCGGCGGTGGACGCCACCGTACACGAGTCGTGTCGCGCCTGGAGCGTCATGCCGGTCGCCATCCGCCGCACCCTGGCCTTGGCGGTGATGGACCCGGAGGTGCGCACGCTCGTCGAGCGCTTCGAGCGCGCACGGCGTGCGCATCTGGCGACTCTGGCGACCACCCTGAGCGAGGCGGGCGTCCTTCCCCCGCGCATGGACCAGGATCGGGCCCACGCGACGCTGGTCCTGCTCACGGGCTTCCCGGCCTACGACGCGCTCGCCTTCGACCGCCCCGCAGCCGAGACGGAGGCCCTGCTGGCGCGCATGGTCCGCACGGCGCTCGGGCTCGGAATCGCGTAG
- a CDS encoding PadR family transcriptional regulator, with protein MTLLKGTLDVLVLKALVWGPRHGFEITTWLEERSGGQLSVDESALYQALHRMERKGWLRAEWGVTENNRRARYYTLTRAGKAALEEESARISDYAAALTTILSARSA; from the coding sequence ATGACCCTGCTCAAAGGCACCCTGGACGTGCTGGTCCTGAAGGCGCTCGTCTGGGGACCGCGCCACGGGTTCGAGATCACCACCTGGCTGGAGGAGCGCTCCGGTGGACAGCTCTCCGTGGACGAGTCCGCCCTCTACCAGGCGCTCCATCGGATGGAGCGGAAGGGCTGGCTCCGCGCCGAGTGGGGGGTCACCGAGAACAACCGCCGGGCCCGCTACTACACGCTCACCCGTGCAGGCAAAGCCGCGCTCGAGGAGGAGAGCGCGCGCATCTCGGACTACGCGGCGGCGCTGACCACCATCCTGTCGGCCCGCTCCGCCTGA
- a CDS encoding LuxR C-terminal-related transcriptional regulator gives MSSPPTDLEQARAAFARRAWREARDAFTAARSAGPLSRADLGALAVAADLTGDDELLMTALDEAHAAAVDAGAPVEGARWAFWMGFHLITRGEMAAAGGWFGRAQRLLEQTEDACVERGYLLLPAALRALESGGLEQARATAARAIEMAQRFREPDLLALALHVEGRALLRAGQLPEGLARLDEAMVAVARGETSPPVTGVVYCAVIAACREVWELRRAQEWTTALTRWCEGQPDLVPFAGECLVFRAEILQRRGEWEQAFSAAHRALECAQRSGKASVVGAAHYQQAELHRVRGALEHAEAAYQAASREGLQPLPGLAALRLHQGDVTAAHALLRRALAETPAAHRRARLLPTWIDVLLRRGDVGGAEEAAAELTDIARRFGSDTLEATAARAQGAVALARGAPEDGVAPLRIAADLWESSGVPHETARTRVLLAAACRAMGDAEGAALEEDAARRTFAALGIDPDRAPLDAPGSAADEEAQDFGLTPREREVLALLATGLTNRALGERLGIREKTVARHVANLYGKLGLSSRAAATAFAYEHGLLGGPA, from the coding sequence GTGAGCAGCCCACCCACCGACCTGGAGCAGGCCCGCGCCGCCTTCGCGCGCCGCGCCTGGCGCGAGGCCCGCGACGCGTTCACCGCGGCCCGCTCCGCGGGCCCGCTGTCGCGCGCGGATCTCGGCGCCCTCGCCGTGGCCGCCGATCTGACCGGCGACGACGAGCTCCTGATGACCGCCCTGGACGAGGCCCATGCGGCGGCCGTCGACGCGGGCGCGCCGGTCGAAGGCGCGCGCTGGGCCTTCTGGATGGGCTTCCATCTGATCACCCGCGGAGAGATGGCGGCAGCCGGCGGCTGGTTCGGCCGCGCCCAGCGCCTGCTGGAGCAGACGGAGGATGCCTGCGTGGAGCGCGGCTACCTGCTGCTCCCCGCGGCGCTGCGCGCGCTCGAGTCGGGTGGGCTGGAGCAGGCGCGGGCCACGGCGGCGCGTGCGATCGAGATGGCACAGCGCTTCCGCGAGCCCGACCTCCTGGCGCTGGCCCTGCACGTGGAGGGGAGGGCGCTCCTGCGCGCCGGCCAGCTGCCGGAGGGTCTCGCCCGCCTGGACGAAGCCATGGTGGCCGTCGCGCGCGGCGAGACGTCCCCCCCGGTGACCGGGGTGGTGTACTGTGCCGTCATCGCCGCCTGTCGCGAGGTCTGGGAGCTCCGACGGGCGCAGGAGTGGACCACGGCGCTCACGCGCTGGTGCGAAGGGCAACCCGATCTGGTCCCCTTCGCAGGCGAGTGCCTCGTCTTCCGCGCCGAGATCCTCCAGCGCCGTGGCGAGTGGGAGCAGGCGTTCTCTGCCGCCCACCGCGCGTTGGAGTGCGCGCAGCGGAGCGGGAAGGCGAGCGTCGTGGGGGCCGCACACTACCAGCAGGCCGAGCTGCACCGCGTGCGGGGCGCGCTGGAGCACGCGGAGGCCGCCTACCAGGCGGCCAGCCGCGAGGGTCTGCAGCCCCTACCCGGGCTGGCCGCGCTCCGCCTGCACCAGGGCGACGTGACGGCCGCACACGCGCTCCTGCGTCGCGCGCTGGCGGAGACGCCCGCCGCACATCGGCGCGCCCGGCTCCTGCCGACGTGGATCGACGTGCTGCTGCGCCGCGGCGACGTGGGCGGCGCGGAGGAGGCGGCAGCCGAGCTCACGGACATCGCCCGCCGGTTCGGATCGGATACGCTGGAGGCGACGGCCGCGCGGGCGCAGGGCGCCGTGGCCCTCGCTCGTGGGGCACCGGAGGACGGGGTGGCGCCGCTGCGGATCGCCGCCGACCTCTGGGAGTCCAGCGGGGTGCCGCACGAGACCGCGCGCACCCGGGTCCTGCTCGCGGCGGCCTGTCGGGCCATGGGGGACGCGGAAGGCGCCGCGCTCGAGGAGGACGCGGCCCGCCGGACGTTCGCGGCGCTCGGCATCGACCCCGATCGAGCTCCGCTCGACGCGCCGGGCAGCGCAGCCGATGAGGAAGCGCAGGACTTCGGCCTCACGCCGCGGGAGCGCGAGGTGCTGGCCCTGCTCGCGACCGGCCTCACCAACCGCGCCCTCGGCGAACGGCTCGGCATCCGGGAGAAGACGGTCGCCCGCCACGTCGCGAACCTCTACGGGAAGCTCGGGCTCTCCTCGCGCGCGGCGGCCACGGCCTTCGCCTACGAGCACGGGCTGCTGGGCGGTCCTGCATAG
- a CDS encoding ABC transporter permease has translation MSRIRPGVLRTLRLKLRSRAGTRHELDEELRFHVEARVERLVASGMDPDAARREAERRLGLDRGAHGRLERGAARRDRTIYRREIMGEWAQDLRYAVRGLQRRPGFTLVGVLTLALGIGGSTAIFSAVWALLLRPLPFPDPDALMRVSLVRPGAEAFDSPERESVWSYPKYEVFRDAQDAFQDLAVYTTAGPAMITSETPERVAAEIVGATYFRTLGIEPRVGRAFRADEDTGPGTRTLVVLTDALWRTRFGADPDLIGRSLPIDGRPHEVIGVAPAGFRGLSGRADLFLPAMSWGETDLSEPQSHVFNLVGRRRADVGPEPAQQAVLQAGARVDAVYPAEDADAAWSARAEPLDAARVAPQIRRSVLVLFGAVGFVLLVVCVNLASLLLGRALARRSDFAVRRALGASGLRVGRLLLAESLLLSLVGGLAGIGVAAAGTALLRRVDPIALLRSNGVGLVDFSTVRLEPLPLVFGIGLALLTGLVFGLLPAWSAGQAPVVATLKEGGEATGSRASGRRTGRSVLVVVEVAAAVVLLAGSGLMLRSLGRLLAVDPGFDGEGVLTARMALAPGTPSADSLPSIYAGIEERLAALPGVAEAGLALCAPLSGGCGTTVMTFADRPEIGLDQAPEVQMHMVTGGWFGTLGIALLRGRAFTRADIRGAPRVVVLSRTAAERFWPGEDPLGREVALYRGGFHEGATVVGIVGDVRYETPEQEPRADVYVPLLQATHPRPTVFVKAAGGGDLAGPLRGALREAAPHFAVEDIVPLEERTAAATAQARFGATLLTAFAGVALLLAVLGIYGVMSFAVLQRRRELGVRMALGADRGRVLRLVIREGIALATIGGLIGIVAALALTRVLRSLLYETTPGDPVVLGAIAGLLLATAWLAAWLPARRAAALDPVAALRG, from the coding sequence ATGTCCCGCATCCGCCCCGGCGTCCTGCGCACCCTCCGGCTCAAGCTGCGTTCGCGCGCCGGCACCCGGCACGAGCTGGACGAGGAGCTGCGCTTCCACGTGGAGGCGCGTGTGGAGCGGCTGGTGGCCTCCGGCATGGATCCCGACGCGGCGCGTCGCGAAGCCGAGCGACGCCTGGGCCTGGACCGCGGAGCGCACGGCCGCCTGGAGCGCGGCGCTGCACGCCGGGACCGCACCATCTACCGGAGGGAGATCATGGGGGAGTGGGCGCAGGACCTGAGGTACGCCGTGCGGGGCCTGCAGCGCCGCCCGGGGTTCACGCTGGTCGGTGTGCTGACGCTCGCGCTGGGCATCGGCGGCAGCACGGCGATCTTCAGCGCGGTGTGGGCCCTGCTGCTCCGCCCCCTCCCGTTCCCGGATCCGGATGCGCTGATGCGCGTGAGCCTGGTCCGGCCGGGAGCGGAGGCGTTCGATTCGCCCGAGCGGGAATCCGTCTGGTCGTATCCGAAGTACGAGGTCTTCCGCGACGCGCAGGACGCCTTCCAGGACCTGGCGGTCTACACGACCGCCGGGCCGGCCATGATCACGTCGGAGACGCCCGAGCGGGTCGCGGCCGAGATCGTGGGCGCCACCTACTTCCGTACGCTCGGCATCGAGCCGCGCGTGGGCCGCGCGTTCCGCGCCGACGAGGACACGGGTCCGGGGACGCGGACGCTCGTGGTGCTCACGGACGCGTTGTGGCGCACCCGCTTCGGCGCCGATCCCGACCTGATCGGGCGCAGCCTGCCCATCGACGGGCGACCCCACGAAGTGATCGGCGTGGCGCCGGCGGGATTCCGCGGGCTCAGCGGGCGCGCGGACCTGTTCCTGCCGGCGATGAGCTGGGGCGAGACGGATCTGTCCGAACCCCAGTCGCACGTCTTCAACCTCGTGGGTCGGCGGCGGGCGGACGTGGGTCCGGAGCCTGCGCAGCAGGCCGTGCTGCAGGCCGGTGCGCGCGTGGACGCCGTCTATCCGGCCGAGGACGCGGACGCGGCCTGGAGCGCGCGCGCCGAGCCGCTGGACGCCGCCCGCGTGGCTCCCCAGATCCGCCGCTCCGTGCTGGTCCTGTTCGGCGCCGTGGGCTTCGTGCTGCTGGTCGTGTGCGTCAACCTCGCCAGCCTCTTGCTGGGGCGCGCGCTGGCGCGCCGCTCCGACTTCGCGGTCCGCCGCGCCCTGGGCGCGTCCGGGCTGCGCGTCGGGCGCCTGCTGCTGGCGGAGTCGCTGCTGCTTTCGCTGGTGGGGGGCCTCGCCGGCATCGGCGTCGCGGCCGCCGGCACGGCGCTGCTGCGGCGCGTGGATCCCATCGCCTTGCTGCGCTCCAACGGCGTGGGTCTCGTGGACTTCTCCACCGTGCGCCTGGAGCCGCTGCCGCTCGTGTTCGGCATCGGGCTGGCGCTGCTGACCGGCCTCGTCTTCGGCCTGCTCCCGGCATGGAGCGCAGGTCAGGCGCCCGTGGTCGCGACGCTCAAGGAGGGCGGCGAGGCCACCGGCTCGCGCGCCTCGGGGCGCCGGACCGGTCGCTCCGTCCTGGTGGTCGTGGAGGTGGCGGCGGCCGTGGTCCTGCTCGCCGGCTCCGGCCTGATGCTCCGGAGCCTGGGCCGCCTCCTCGCGGTCGATCCCGGCTTCGACGGCGAGGGCGTCCTCACGGCGCGCATGGCGCTGGCCCCGGGCACGCCGTCCGCGGATTCGCTGCCGTCCATCTACGCCGGCATCGAGGAGCGGCTGGCCGCGCTTCCGGGCGTCGCCGAGGCGGGCCTCGCGCTGTGCGCGCCGCTCTCCGGTGGCTGCGGCACCACGGTGATGACGTTCGCGGACCGGCCCGAGATCGGGCTCGACCAGGCGCCCGAAGTGCAGATGCACATGGTCACGGGCGGCTGGTTCGGGACGCTGGGGATCGCGCTCCTGCGCGGCCGCGCGTTCACGCGGGCCGACATCCGCGGAGCCCCGCGCGTCGTGGTGCTGAGCCGCACGGCGGCCGAGCGCTTCTGGCCCGGAGAGGATCCGCTGGGACGGGAAGTCGCCCTCTACCGTGGCGGCTTCCACGAAGGGGCCACCGTCGTCGGCATCGTGGGGGACGTGCGCTACGAGACGCCCGAACAGGAACCGCGCGCGGACGTGTACGTGCCGCTCCTGCAGGCGACGCATCCGCGCCCGACGGTGTTCGTGAAGGCGGCCGGCGGAGGTGATCTGGCCGGTCCGCTCCGCGGCGCGCTACGGGAGGCCGCGCCCCACTTCGCGGTGGAGGACATCGTCCCGCTGGAAGAGCGCACCGCGGCGGCCACGGCCCAGGCCCGCTTCGGCGCCACCCTGCTGACCGCGTTCGCGGGGGTCGCGCTGCTGCTGGCCGTGCTGGGCATCTACGGGGTGATGTCCTTCGCGGTGCTGCAGCGCCGGCGGGAGCTGGGCGTCCGCATGGCGCTGGGCGCCGATCGCGGACGCGTGCTGCGGCTCGTGATCCGTGAGGGCATCGCGCTGGCGACGATCGGAGGCCTGATCGGTATCGTCGCCGCGCTCGCGCTCACGCGGGTGCTGCGTTCGCTGCTCTACGAGACGACGCCGGGAGATCCCGTGGTGCTGGGAGCGATCGCCGGGCTGCTCCTGGCCACGGCGTGGCTCGCGGCCTGGTTGCCCGCGCGCCGGGCGGCCGCCCTGGATCCGGTGGCAGCGCTGCGAGGGTGA
- a CDS encoding PDZ domain-containing protein — MALARRTAAFLLLLVCACTPALPAQAPVRYEITFANAVHHEARVTVTFTEVPSGPLELRMSRTSPGRYALHEFVKNVYDVEITDGNGRALRVERPDLHQWTVTGHGGTVRMTYTLFGDRGDGTYAQIDPTGALLNAPATWVWARQLRDRPVEIRFATPAGSDWDIATQLEPTDDPQRFRAPDLAYLMDSPTLLGDIAWREWTVAGNRGTQTVRFALRHQGTESALDDYVRMVQAVVREEGAVYGEFPTFDYGTYTFLAAYLPWVSGDGMEHRNSTVLTRVARLPEDAIGVLGTVAHEFFHAWNVERIRPVTLEPFDFEAADVSDALWLAEGFTSYYDDLAMRRAGILDDAAFGDRIAGMVDGVVNSPGHRHRSPMEMSRNAPFVDAAVSIDPQNTANIFISYYTWGSALGLALDLTLRSRFDRTLDDFMRVMWERHGKPFRPYTVDDAQAALAQASGDAGFAADFFDRFVRGNELPDFEVLLAEGGFRLAAARPERAVLRLALANDPAGVRIRSRPLEGSAVYTAGLEEGDVITTLDGTAVRSAEDVARVLSGRRPGDAVTVEWRARAGAQRATLRLDADPGLAATPLPGPHPLREAWLRPRATPR, encoded by the coding sequence ATGGCCCTGGCCCGCCGCACCGCCGCGTTCCTCCTCCTCCTCGTGTGCGCGTGCACGCCCGCCCTGCCCGCCCAGGCCCCGGTCCGCTACGAGATCACCTTCGCCAACGCCGTGCACCACGAGGCCCGCGTCACGGTCACGTTCACGGAGGTGCCGTCCGGCCCCCTCGAGCTGCGCATGAGCCGCACGTCTCCGGGTCGCTACGCGCTGCACGAGTTCGTGAAGAACGTCTACGACGTGGAAATCACCGACGGGAACGGGCGTGCGCTCCGGGTCGAGCGGCCGGACCTGCACCAGTGGACGGTGACCGGACACGGCGGCACCGTCCGCATGACCTACACGCTGTTCGGAGACCGCGGCGACGGCACCTATGCCCAGATCGACCCCACCGGCGCGCTGCTGAACGCGCCGGCCACGTGGGTCTGGGCCCGTCAGCTCCGCGATCGTCCGGTCGAGATCCGCTTCGCGACGCCCGCAGGCAGCGACTGGGACATCGCCACGCAGCTCGAGCCCACGGACGATCCGCAGCGCTTCCGCGCGCCCGATCTCGCCTACCTGATGGATTCGCCCACGCTGCTCGGCGACATCGCCTGGCGCGAGTGGACCGTGGCGGGCAACCGGGGCACGCAGACCGTCCGCTTCGCGCTCCGACACCAGGGTACGGAGAGCGCGCTGGACGACTACGTGCGCATGGTGCAGGCGGTGGTGCGGGAGGAGGGAGCGGTCTACGGCGAGTTCCCGACGTTCGACTACGGCACGTACACGTTCCTGGCCGCCTATCTCCCCTGGGTGTCGGGCGACGGCATGGAGCATCGCAACTCCACCGTGCTGACGCGCGTGGCGCGCCTGCCCGAGGACGCCATCGGGGTGCTCGGCACCGTCGCACACGAGTTCTTCCACGCCTGGAATGTGGAGCGCATCCGCCCCGTCACGCTGGAGCCGTTCGACTTCGAGGCCGCGGACGTTTCGGACGCGCTCTGGCTGGCCGAAGGGTTCACCAGCTACTACGACGACCTGGCCATGCGGCGCGCCGGCATCCTGGATGACGCCGCCTTCGGCGATCGCATCGCCGGCATGGTGGACGGTGTGGTCAACAGCCCCGGCCACCGCCACCGCAGCCCCATGGAGATGAGCCGCAACGCCCCGTTCGTGGACGCGGCGGTGTCGATCGATCCCCAGAACACCGCCAACATCTTCATCTCCTACTACACGTGGGGGTCGGCGCTGGGCCTCGCGCTGGACCTGACGCTGCGCTCCCGCTTCGACCGTACGCTGGACGACTTCATGCGCGTGATGTGGGAGCGACACGGAAAGCCTTTCCGGCCGTACACGGTGGACGACGCCCAGGCCGCGCTCGCGCAGGCGAGCGGCGATGCCGGCTTCGCCGCGGACTTCTTCGACCGCTTCGTGCGTGGGAACGAGCTGCCCGACTTCGAGGTGCTGCTGGCGGAGGGCGGCTTCCGTCTCGCGGCCGCCCGCCCGGAGCGCGCCGTCCTGCGCCTCGCGCTCGCGAACGATCCCGCCGGCGTGCGCATCCGCTCACGGCCCCTGGAGGGCTCCGCGGTCTACACCGCCGGGCTGGAGGAGGGCGACGTGATCACCACCCTGGATGGCACTGCGGTCCGCTCCGCCGAGGACGTGGCGCGCGTGCTCTCGGGCCGTCGGCCCGGAGACGCCGTCACGGTCGAGTGGCGGGCGCGGGCCGGCGCGCAGCGCGCCACACTCCGCCTGGACGCCGATCCCGGGCTGGCCGCGACGCCGCTCCCGGGCCCGCACCCGCTCCGGGAGGCCTGGCTGCGCCCCCGGGCCACCCCCCGCTGA
- a CDS encoding sulfotransferase family 2 domain-containing protein, whose translation MSDTPEVFVLVHVPKTGGTSLNHAFEHGLEMGTEFIHLDTAGLRHGQSLGLPPFAERSEAERRKARVIAGHDIDVTIHRLVPGRTPRYFTFLRNPAARLVSAYNFEMHEFYSNVGKTPIEFDDWYRKQERDVVTRFLSKRVLPTPLGRRLAQAQRYLQYPLRGRATRGALARLNRALERFWYVGTTDAMNQAAPLLLERMGIEARMERRLVTGRDFTKRLELDAALEARLHADNPRDLELYEHWRTRDAESLERAVAR comes from the coding sequence ATGTCCGACACGCCCGAGGTGTTCGTCCTCGTCCACGTCCCCAAGACGGGAGGCACCTCCCTGAACCATGCGTTCGAGCATGGACTCGAGATGGGCACGGAGTTCATCCATCTCGACACAGCGGGGCTGCGACACGGACAGTCCCTGGGCCTGCCTCCCTTCGCCGAACGCTCGGAGGCGGAGCGCCGGAAGGCCCGGGTGATCGCGGGACACGACATCGACGTCACCATCCACCGGCTGGTCCCCGGCCGCACGCCACGCTACTTCACCTTCCTGCGCAATCCCGCGGCCCGTCTGGTCTCCGCCTACAACTTCGAGATGCACGAGTTCTACTCGAACGTGGGCAAGACGCCGATCGAGTTCGACGACTGGTATCGGAAGCAGGAGCGCGACGTGGTGACGCGCTTCCTGTCCAAGCGCGTGCTGCCTACGCCGCTCGGCCGTCGGTTGGCCCAGGCCCAGCGGTATCTGCAGTATCCTCTGCGCGGCCGCGCCACCCGCGGCGCTCTGGCGCGGTTGAACCGGGCCCTGGAACGTTTCTGGTACGTGGGAACCACCGATGCCATGAACCAGGCCGCACCGCTGCTGCTGGAGCGCATGGGCATCGAGGCGCGGATGGAGCGCCGCCTGGTGACCGGCCGCGACTTCACCAAGCGTCTGGAGCTGGACGCGGCCCTGGAGGCACGGCTCCACGCCGACAACCCGCGTGACCTGGAGCTCTACGAACACTGGCGCACGCGTGACGCCGAGAGCCTGGAGCGGGCCGTCGCCCGATGA
- a CDS encoding amidohydrolase family protein has translation MRIRSSCALALLASLFPLACDTSPDADLLILGGEVYDGTGGEAARQDVAVQGDRITFVGDATARGLTAADTVDATDLLVAPGFIDMHSHAELDEDWGRDGKPFLFQGITTVVLGLDGGGDPDVAGQLERWHRNGIGTNAADFVGHGAVRRAVLGMEARAPDDDELERMKALVRQGMEGGAFGLSSGLFYTPGYYATTEEVIELARVAVELAGSEGAIYDTHDRDLGASYQGIGYDASVAEGIRIGEESGARVIFSHFNPQGAHNYGRAPVGARMIEEAQARGVDVQAAQHPYTATQSNLAAYAIPRWAAAGGQAEMERRFDHPDTARILDRQTMEMLEIRGGADKILIVEPDPELNGKTLGQVAREWDLPVPQTVRRILRNGSAAVMNLDLYDTENTKILAREPWMMTCTDGRTPSPDQVITHPRPFGAFTKKLRDFVLDEDVISMPFAIRSMTGLAADFLRLPDRGYVREGMKADIVVLDPDGIYDRATYEEPQVFSEGTVHVLVNGQFAIRDGEATGALAGRPLVRGGGEWVPPEP, from the coding sequence ATGCGTATCCGTTCGTCGTGCGCTCTCGCGTTGCTCGCGTCCCTGTTCCCGCTCGCCTGCGACACGAGCCCGGACGCGGATCTCCTCATCCTCGGTGGCGAGGTCTACGACGGCACGGGCGGTGAAGCGGCCCGGCAGGACGTGGCCGTCCAGGGCGACCGCATCACGTTCGTCGGGGACGCCACCGCCCGTGGCCTGACCGCCGCGGACACCGTGGACGCCACCGATCTCCTGGTGGCCCCCGGATTCATCGACATGCACTCGCACGCGGAGCTGGACGAGGACTGGGGCCGCGACGGCAAGCCCTTCCTCTTCCAGGGCATCACCACGGTGGTGCTGGGGCTGGACGGGGGCGGCGATCCAGACGTGGCCGGGCAGCTGGAGCGCTGGCACCGGAACGGCATCGGCACCAACGCCGCCGACTTCGTGGGCCACGGCGCGGTGCGTCGGGCCGTGCTGGGCATGGAGGCGCGCGCGCCCGACGACGACGAGCTCGAGCGCATGAAGGCGCTCGTGCGTCAGGGGATGGAGGGCGGCGCCTTCGGCCTCTCCTCCGGTCTGTTCTACACCCCCGGCTACTACGCCACCACCGAGGAGGTGATCGAGCTCGCGCGGGTGGCGGTGGAGCTGGCCGGCTCCGAGGGCGCCATCTACGACACGCACGACCGCGACCTGGGCGCCTCCTATCAGGGCATCGGCTACGACGCCTCCGTGGCGGAGGGCATCCGCATCGGTGAGGAGTCGGGTGCGCGCGTCATCTTCAGCCATTTCAACCCGCAGGGTGCGCACAACTACGGACGGGCCCCCGTGGGAGCGCGCATGATCGAGGAAGCGCAGGCGCGCGGCGTGGACGTCCAGGCCGCCCAGCACCCCTACACCGCCACGCAGTCCAACCTGGCCGCCTACGCGATCCCGCGCTGGGCCGCGGCGGGAGGTCAGGCGGAGATGGAGCGGCGCTTCGACCATCCGGACACCGCACGCATCCTGGACCGCCAGACGATGGAGATGCTCGAGATCCGCGGGGGCGCCGACAAGATCCTGATCGTCGAGCCCGACCCGGAGCTCAACGGCAAGACGCTCGGCCAGGTGGCGCGCGAGTGGGACCTGCCGGTCCCCCAGACGGTGCGCCGTATCCTGCGGAACGGCAGCGCGGCGGTGATGAACCTCGACCTCTACGACACCGAGAACACGAAGATCCTGGCACGGGAGCCCTGGATGATGACCTGCACGGACGGGCGCACGCCGAGCCCCGACCAGGTGATCACGCATCCGCGGCCGTTCGGTGCCTTCACCAAGAAGCTGCGCGATTTCGTGCTGGACGAAGACGTGATCTCGATGCCGTTCGCCATTCGCAGCATGACCGGGCTGGCGGCGGATTTCCTGCGGCTTCCCGACCGCGGGTACGTGCGTGAGGGCATGAAGGCGGACATCGTCGTGCTCGATCCCGACGGCATCTACGACCGCGCCACCTACGAGGAGCCGCAGGTGTTCTCCGAAGGGACCGTGCACGTGCTCGTGAACGGCCAATTCGCGATCCGCGACGGCGAGGCCACCGGCGCGCTGGCCGGACGGCCGCTGGTGCGAGGCGGCGGAGAGTGGGTACCGCCGGAGCCGTGA